Within Sphaerodactylus townsendi isolate TG3544 linkage group LG05, MPM_Stown_v2.3, whole genome shotgun sequence, the genomic segment atcaaacccagttctccagattagaatccaccactacaccatgctggctctctgaaaacCCCCCAGAAATGCTCTTGTTACATGGCCAAAGAAGGCTTTCACCCACAAGAAACGCAGGAGAGCTAGTATCCATTTCATAGTGTTTAGTTAATTTATGAAATGACACTCATCACCCATTTTGGGAGGGGCCACATAATCTATTACCAAGCTGTTTTACGGATTTACCTCTGACTgcgaccagcagtggcgtagtggctgagagcagtggctaaaagcaggtgcactctgatctggaggaaccgggtttgattcccagctctgccgcctgagctgtggaggcttatctggggaattcagattagcctgtacactcccacacacgccagctgggtgaccttgggctagtcacagcttctcggagctctctcagccccacctacctcacagggtatttgttgtgaggggggaagggcaaggagattgtaagcccctttgagtctcctgcaggagagaaaggggggatataaatccaaactcctcctcctcctcttcttcttccttcttcttcacaGGTAAATACCCACAATCCCTCTTAACAAGGCACTCTTACCATACAGAAATAATCCACGTAAATctctcattttccttttctgtattGTAACATCTTACCACTATTATCTCAGCCAGATTCAGCACTTGTTCCAGACTGTTTGGAGCATTCAGGCCACCCATAGCTTCTTATACTTATTTTACAAGACTCATTCTCATAGGAATTAAGAAATAGCACTCAGAGAATGTTCCCTTCAAAAGAGAGATTTTAAAAGGGGCTGGCCTAACAAAGGTTAGTAATGAAATGAGTCCAGTCCCACCTGATCACATCACCAGGCACGAGAGCCTTGTGCACCCTTGTTTCCCATCTTCGCTGCTGCTCAACCTTTTCATCCGATACTGGCGAATTTCTCTCACCAGTGTGTAAAACGCATCTTCAACACCCTAGATAAGTAGGATACTGAGGTCAAAGACAGGCTCTCTTGGATTCTTCACACATCCTTATCTAATGTTATGAACTGCTTTACTTTCCCCCATCATGTAGAAAATTGGTTCATGAGAAATATAGACATGGAAGTATCCTCAACACAGTAGAAAAGGCAGCTCAGCAACTGTGAGGCAAAGCTTAACAACTCAGTCTGTTGTTCAGTTGGCAAAATTCCTATCAAATtccataagaaagaaagaaagggctgAAATTATTTCCTTCAACAGCATATTTCTTCTCTTCCAAACCCAACCACTGCAGTATGCAATCAATACAACTGTGAAAACAGGACTAGCCACAGATAATTCCTTCTAGTAATACCTAGAACTATCCCACGCAAACAAGTGAGAGGTTTCAGCATTACCTACAGAAGGGGGGTCAAACTGATTTGTTAGAAGGGCCAgataggacataaatgtgacttggtttggCTGGTCGTGGgttgtgtgtgtggctgcctcagctggtgggcTTGCCAGGCTAGATCAGGAGTGAGGAGGGGGTAGTCGCAgatggctcatgggcctgataagacCTGTCAAGGGACTTGATCTGGCCCGCAagtcacatgtttgacacccctgacctacAGAAACCCCCAAGCAGAAAAATCTTTCCTTTCACCCTCCTTGAAAAGAGGAAAACATCCTGCCTCCCCCAAAATTGGGAGAAAGAAAGTGCAGGATTTCCACACAAAATCTAGCATTTGAGCAATTTTCTGATGTTGGCATGGAACCATGGCAGTGTGAGAAAAGAGAGCAGGTGCAAGCCTTTGCACCGTGGCTATTAAATTTAAGGCACACACGACTGGGGCACATAAATTCCATAGGCACATAAAGCCCAAGTGCTTCAAAAGCCTTCTTGGGGGTCAATGCAGGGACAGGAAGGCTCAGGAGAGGAAATGATTGATTGGGCAAACCATGTTGCAGGGAAACAATATCTCCCACCGTTCCTCACTTCACAAGAAATACGCCTGATCTTGCTTGATAACATTGTGAGCTCAATGAAACTAATTTTAGCAACAGTCTGCAGGTCTAATTGGAAGATTCCAAAAACTCTCTACATGGTGATACTTCTTTGATCAATTTGTCAATGTTCGTAAGTTATGACAACAATTTCCCtgagaaaatgcagaacaaaagtaCAGAAATCAGTTACCTGTCTTGTTTTGGCAGATGTCTCAATGAAGGGAATCCCATAGCTCTTGGCTACTTCTTGAGCTTGTTTGGTATCTACTGTCCGTGTTGGTAAGTCACATTTGTTTCCCACTAATACCATTGGTACATCTTCTGAATCTTTCACTCTCTTAATCTGCTCTCTGGAGGAAGAGAtcattgaaaggaaaaaaaaaaccttcatgctTCAATCTGGCATGGTATTATACAAATCCAACACACAGTGCAAAGATTCAACTGCCCTCACAAACATTTTAGTCCCCCAGGTAAGTCCCTCTCCAATCGTTGTCTTGATACCTGCCACAGCATTCTTCCTGCTTCTATAGCTCCCCTCTGCAGATTTCAATTGTGTGTTTACAAAACTGAGATTAATCTTGAATTAAACAAACTAAAAGTCTAACTGAGGACCATTGCAGGTGGTACTTGGCACTTATATGTGACTGCATTTCCCGCTGCATTGTCTCCTCTGAGCAGTGATTACCTGTAAAGATTGATGTCTGCAAATGATTTGCTGTTGTTAATAgcaaaaacacaaagaaagccTTCACCAGTTCTCATATACTGGTCCCTCATGGCACTATACTCTTCCTGCCCAGCAGTGTCCAGGATGTCCAGTAAAAAGGTCTCTCCATCAATAACTACCTGTTTCCGATAGGAGTCCTATAGGGAACACAAGAGTAATGTCAAAACTAACCAGAATCCCATTCATAACATTTTTCACTGACACCGGGAATGTACACACCATTTCAAGAACTGACAGCATTTCAAATCCATATTGTACTTTCTACTGTTCTCTGAACAATGAATACTTCCTGACAGCAGATCCTACACACTTTCATGCAGCCTGCACAGATCCATCCACTGGAAGAACGACAAAACGTCTTGCCAAAACGTCTTGCCAAACAAGGAATGAGATCAGCTGAGATTCAGTACAAATCATCCACTGTAGGAACAAATAAGGCTTCCATTGCAAGAATACAGAGGTTGGCAATGTGTCCAAACTGTTCTATGAAGCACAACCAACAAGTAGGCTGTTACATAATGCAATATGGTAACTGTATGTACGTTGGCACAGATATAGAGCCCTGGAACAAAGTTTCATTCTgattgtggtgagttttctgggctgtgtggctgtggtctggtggatcttgttcctaacgtttcgcctgcatctgtggctggcatcttcagaggtgtatcacagcccagaaaacccaccacaaccagttgaatccagccatgaaagccttcgacaatacactgtttcATTCTAAGTACTTTTCCTAGTTCCTCTGGTTGCAGAAAAAAAGTCTGAAGACAGAAGTGTTTGataaaatttcaaaaatgaaacatGGAATCAGAGCAAAATGTCAAGTGTTCCAAGCTCTGCAAAGCTCCATGTCCCTCAGCCTTTTTTCTTATAACACCCTCTGCCTCAGGAGTCCCTTCTCCGAAGAATGTATCAATCTAAGCATAATTTATAAATATGCATCAGCAAAAATATTTGTCTGCCGGGTATGAAACCTTGGCTGTGTAAGTTAGGAATATTtacaaacctttaaaaagtatTCAGAGCAAGATCCAGAAATTCTTAAGTGTAAATTAATCTATTTACAAACATATGTACAAAAGCTCACAAGGTGCACCAACAATCGTTTATGAGGAATTTTCATGTTCTTCAGTGTACTGAGTTCTTTAAACTGATTGCTTGAAAGAACATCATTATTATGCAGCACTGTTGGTGTGTTTGTGCACCTATGTTTGTAAATCGATTAGTTGACACTTAAGAATTTCTGGATCTTGCTCTGaatactttttaaaggtttttcacCTTGTAAATACTCCTACCTTATACAGCCATTGCTGCTGTGTTCAGTGCACttactttgttttcatttatgttgCGCTAACCCCCACTTGCTTATTGTTTAAGAAAGAATGAAACCTTAACACAGCCATGCATGACCCTACCTTCATTCTATATTGCTACTTAGCGATCCTTAATGATGCTACATGCTAGTGATCCAGGGAAATGGAATTCCATCATATGATCAAGATCAGAAGCTGCTTTAATAGCAGATAACAATCAGAATGTTTTAACAGTGAGGACAAATTTTATTTGTGGATCAAGTGGTAAAGATCCCAGAAGCTGAGCAGTTATccctagtcagtatttggatgggagactgccaagataTACTAGGGTTGATACACAGCAACAGATAGTGtcaaaccaactctgaatgtttcttgccttaaaaattccACAGTGTCaccagaagttggctgtgacttggatGACCTCCCTGCCCCTGTCGAAAGAACATTGCAACTAGCAACCTTCACTGTTACCTGCAGCTAACCCTCAAATGCTACCCCACTGCTTTCCTATCCCTTTTTAGCAAATGCATAACACTCAAGTCATTGTGGCATTGGAGAAGTCAGATAAAAGGTTAAAATTTTCTGAAGATCTGTAAATTTGCCAATTTTTGGACCACTTCTCTAAAATCTGTTTGTGAAATCTAGAATTAAAGTAGCTTAATTTCTAACTTCATCATACTTAATTTCTAACTTCTATCTACCTCTTGCATGGTGGTCTTTActtattgattaaaatatttacactccacctttctatggtctatatttaaaatgttttaccaaatacaataaaatctgatataatataataatccaatcacaataaaacccaataaaataactAAGTACTATACAAATCAGTACCAAAACAAAATGTACCCTCAGAAACTAAATTACTGCTTACTAAGATCTAGATATCAAATGCTGtccaaaataaaaactaaaaacaTCTTCACCTGATGATGGAAAGACAGCAAGGAGGGAGCACACCATCCTTCTGTAGGAAGAGAATTCAAAAGTCTAGGCACAACCACCCagaacaaacatacaaaaaatgGTTCACACACATATACTCAATATGTCATTGAGAAGGAAACTGCCTGCAGGTGCTCACCTCAATTGTTGGATCATATTCATCCACAAAGTGATTTTGGATAAGCTGGATGGTCAAGGCACTTTTTCCAACGCCACcagctcccaccaccaccagcttGTACTCGGTCATTGCCCTCCTCAGGGACCTGATGGGAACACAGATTGACAGTAGTAAGAGCTACGAAACTACCAGCCTCAAACCAAACCCGAGGGAAAACATCACTGCTAATGACAATACATAAAAGCTCTTTCatatgttacagtgaacacatgcatACATCTTTCAGTAAGAAAGAACCAagagttcactttacaaatgaaacaagGGACCTGTATAATGGTGATTGGTATCATACGCTCAGCTATACAGACACAGACTGTAACAGAGAATTACTCAACAATCAAGCGTACGCTGCACAAAGactgtacatgcattcactgtatcTTGTGAACAGGGCTCCAGCTGTGAcacaaggaaggaaagaaaacacttcAATAGTTTCGTCATAAGCTAAATAGCCAACTATATattaagcaaagcaaagcaaagcaaaggcaACCAGCAGATTCATGGATGGCCAAGAATCTGGACTCAGTTCACTCTAGTACCTGGTCAACACTGCACAGTATGTTTTGTTTGacgagactcaggttcaaatctgctATTAAACTTGCCAGGTGATCTTGGCAACTCACTCAAGCCTAAATGCGTTCATAGGAATGTTGTGAGAATAATACGAAAAAGTACCACTAAAACTACCCAAACCTCTTATAAAGATAACAGACGTAGTAGCTCAGGATTACTATAACATTTGCCTTCAAAATATTGATGTGACAAAAAGAACTAGTGGGGCAACTCCGGGAGAAGAACCTAGTGCTTATCTACTGCGCCGCTTTACtaggatgttttttttaatcaaatgacTTCATAACGAAGGCAGATTCAAAACATTTAAAGTAGCGaataaaaataagcaaacagCAAAGCAAGTAACGCTTCAAGCAAGTTATTCATCTTTTCCCTTAAACAAAAGTTATAATGCGGGAGCACGCCTACAGTGGATTTCCCCGCATCAAAGGCAGGTACCTTGGCAGCGACACCACAGCAAGCCCTCACGCTGCCAACCTGCAAAGGAAGAGCACTGCTGCGGGTCGGTAGGAAGCAGGTGGCACAGATCTGGTTCACTGATCGGTGCCCGTCTCCCCGGAGTGGCGAGGGGCGCAAGGAAACAGAGGCTGCGCGGGACAGAGCGGGCGGGGCTGACGACCCTCCCGGCCGCTGCTCCACTGCATCGCCCGCTGCTTCACCTTCGAAGGTCTTGTCCAAGAATGAAGAGCCACACCTGCACCCCACGTGTTAACTAGGGAAGTTCTCTCACCTCCACGGCTGCCGCCGGAACGCCGCTTCCGAAGTGTTAGGAACGTCAACTCCCAGCGCCGGAAGTGGCTAGTTAGGTGGGCGGAGTTACGAACGCGTGGGCTAGTGCAGTTTTCTGCGGTTTCTTGCTCTTTTCGTAAAAATCTCCCTGATCCTTGATAGTCAGCTTCGTAACTTTTACTACGGCAGCTTGTAGGAGCAATAAGCGCTCCTGTCACTTATGTTATGGTAGACAGGTAGCTACACATAAAGCAACTGAGGGGATAAGCTTGTTTCATTTGTTATAGATCATTGAGTTCATCTTGCACGCTACTGTCTACTCCACTCTGATCGGTTGACTTCAACTCTCTTTAAGATGCTTAGTTTATTTTCGAGGATATtaagcatcccccctcccccccaggtctgCTGTGGAACACTAATTTAAGATGGAAAATAAATACTGGGGGATAGAAACAGTGTTCTGTATGTAGGGTTAagccttcaggtggtggctggacatCTCCCGCTATTGCAACTGACTCCAGctgacagatcagttcacctgtagaTAATGACCACTTCGGAAGGAGGACTATATAATATACTATGCCCCACTGAACTTCATCCCCTTCTCTAACCCCAGCCTCCTCAGGGTCCACCTTCAAATtaccaggtacttcccaacccagagctggccatcCTATCTTTATTCCAGGCACATGATTTACACCTCTGAGCTATGGAAAGTACAGCAACtttagatggattgactcaataaaaccagtactcagcttgctgggggacgcggggtaaatgactggggaagacaatggcaaacagtctaccaagtgtattgtcgaaggctttcacggccagattcaactggttctggtgggttttctgggccatgtggccgtggtctggtggatcttgcaaatatgatgtgacatcaccctatgggtcagtaatgacctggtgcttgcacaggagactacttTTACCCTTCACCTAGCATAAGACATGCTTGTGCAATGGCCTTTCTGCTGTTTAAGTCCATAGATAAGGCATTTTCTGAGTGAAGTTCCATACTAGGCAATGGCCTTTGCTTTTATTGATAGGTTGAGAATTATGCCCTAGTAAAAACAAATACAAGCCCAGCCCAAGCTTCTTTCACAATTGTCTTTCTAAGCTGTTCCTTGCCATGGGCtagcaaaacagaattgtttcttTATATACAATAGCTTCTTGAAATGTTGTGCAAAGGTCCATAGCAGCCTCTCTCTTAAATCAGATAGAAAAGAGGGGATCCTTTTCTAGCATGTTACTAGTTCTTTGCATTTGTTATATATGTCGCTTATTTCAGGACTTAGTGGCATTATTAAGCTGTTGGAACCTTATATTCCAAATAAGGCAGAGGATACATTAAATCAAGTTAACATATACAAGGGAATCTCTtgcaattgttttttaaaattccgaATATAGAGCTTTCGAAATATGGCACCTTGTCTCAGGAGCTTGTGATTAGAGCTCCTGGCTACATTCACTGAGAAGTGACTTTCGCTGGCTTTCTTTCTCTCACCTCCCCAGTGCTGGGAATCCATAATTTGACAGATAGGTTTGGGGAATTCTGGTAGGGTTTCTAAACTCTTGTTTAC encodes:
- the NRAS gene encoding GTPase NRas, producing the protein MTEYKLVVVGAGGVGKSALTIQLIQNHFVDEYDPTIEDSYRKQVVIDGETFLLDILDTAGQEEYSAMRDQYMRTGEGFLCVFAINNSKSFADINLYREQIKRVKDSEDVPMVLVGNKCDLPTRTVDTKQAQEVAKSYGIPFIETSAKTRQGVEDAFYTLVREIRQYRMKRLSSSEDGKQGCTRLSCLVM